The proteins below come from a single Streptomyces sp. B3I8 genomic window:
- the hutU gene encoding urocanate hydratase, with product MSGPRPVRAPRGTELSALGWQQEAALRMLQNNLDPEVAEHPDKLVVYGGTGKAARDWRSFDAMVRTLRTLKQDETMLVQSGRPVGVMQTHEWAPRVLLANSNLVGDWANWEEFRRLEALGLTMYGQMTAGSWIYIGTQGILQGTYETFAAVAAKRFGGTLAGTITLTAGLGGMGGAQPLAVTMNDGVVICVDCDPRAIDRRIEHRYLDVKADSLEHALRLATEARDARRPLSIGVLGNAAEAVPRFLAMGAPIDIVTDQTSAHDPLAYLPTGIAFEDMADAAAKDPAGFTTRARESMARHVEAMVGFQDAGAEVFDYGNSIRGEARLAGYERAFAFPGFVPAYIRPLFCEGKGPFRWAALSGDPADIAKTDRAILDLFPENESLARWIKMAGERVHFQGLPARICWLGYGERDKAGERFNDMVASGELSAPVVIGRDHLDCGSVASPYRETEAMRDGSDAIADWPLLNAMVNVASGASWVSLHHGGGVGMGRSIHAGQVTVADGTPLAGEKIRRVLTNDPGMGVIRHVDAGYDIAEEVAGERGVRVPMREGDETPEGDGTRQGGGAREGGAA from the coding sequence ATGTCAGGACCCCGTCCAGTCCGAGCCCCGCGCGGCACGGAGTTGAGTGCCCTGGGGTGGCAGCAGGAGGCCGCCCTGCGGATGCTGCAGAACAACCTCGACCCCGAGGTCGCCGAGCACCCCGACAAGCTCGTCGTCTACGGCGGCACCGGCAAGGCCGCCCGCGACTGGCGCTCCTTCGACGCCATGGTCCGCACCCTGCGCACCCTCAAGCAGGACGAGACCATGCTCGTCCAGTCCGGCCGCCCGGTCGGCGTCATGCAGACCCACGAGTGGGCGCCGCGCGTCCTGCTCGCCAACTCCAACCTCGTCGGCGACTGGGCCAACTGGGAGGAGTTCCGCCGCCTGGAGGCCCTCGGCCTGACCATGTACGGGCAGATGACCGCCGGCTCCTGGATCTACATCGGCACCCAGGGCATCCTCCAGGGCACCTACGAGACCTTCGCCGCCGTCGCCGCCAAGCGCTTCGGCGGCACCCTCGCCGGGACCATCACCCTGACCGCCGGACTCGGCGGCATGGGCGGTGCCCAGCCCCTCGCCGTGACCATGAACGACGGCGTCGTGATCTGCGTCGACTGCGACCCGCGCGCCATCGACCGCCGCATCGAGCACCGCTACCTCGACGTGAAGGCCGACAGCCTGGAGCACGCCCTGCGGCTGGCCACCGAGGCCCGCGACGCCCGCCGCCCGCTGTCCATCGGCGTCCTCGGCAACGCCGCCGAGGCGGTGCCGCGGTTCCTCGCCATGGGCGCCCCGATCGACATCGTCACCGACCAGACCTCCGCCCACGACCCCCTGGCCTACCTGCCCACCGGGATCGCCTTCGAGGACATGGCCGACGCCGCCGCCAAGGACCCGGCCGGCTTCACCACCCGCGCCCGCGAGTCCATGGCCCGGCACGTCGAGGCCATGGTCGGCTTCCAGGACGCCGGTGCCGAGGTCTTCGACTACGGCAACTCGATCCGCGGCGAGGCCCGACTCGCCGGTTACGAGCGGGCGTTCGCCTTCCCCGGCTTCGTCCCCGCCTACATCCGCCCGCTGTTCTGCGAGGGCAAGGGCCCCTTCCGCTGGGCCGCCCTGTCCGGCGACCCCGCCGACATCGCGAAGACCGACCGGGCGATCCTCGACCTCTTCCCCGAGAACGAGTCCCTGGCCCGCTGGATCAAGATGGCGGGGGAGCGGGTCCACTTCCAGGGCCTGCCCGCCCGCATCTGCTGGCTCGGCTACGGCGAGCGCGACAAGGCCGGCGAGCGGTTCAACGACATGGTCGCGAGCGGCGAGCTGAGCGCCCCCGTCGTCATCGGCCGCGACCACCTCGACTGCGGCTCCGTCGCCTCCCCCTACCGCGAGACCGAGGCGATGCGTGACGGTTCCGACGCCATCGCCGACTGGCCCCTGCTCAACGCCATGGTCAACGTGGCCTCCGGCGCCTCCTGGGTCTCCCTCCACCACGGCGGCGGCGTCGGCATGGGACGCTCGATCCACGCCGGACAGGTCACCGTCGCCGACGGCACCCCGCTGGCCGGCGAGAAGATCCGTCGCGTCCTGACCAACGACCCCGGCATGGGCGTCATCCGGCACGTCGACGCCGGATACGACATCGCCGAGGAGGTGGCCGGGGAGCGGGGCGTACGGGTCCCGATGCGCGAGGGCGACGAGACGCCCGAAGGCGACGGCACGCGTCAGGGCGGCGGCGCGCGTGAGGGCGGCGCCGCGTGA
- a CDS encoding diaminopimelate decarboxylase encodes MDTGTGTGTGENATGGEDEATGTPMELADEGGAARAPEVAGNAWGTAAAGPLSAADRERVARRDEAVRAAVEQGMLGPGTPVIALLDVTGIRNAAAELRAAFEAVLPAGTPVLHAFAVKASPLVPVVRLLRAAGIGAEVASPGELALARAAGVPPERTVLDSPAKTPAELREALALGIAVNADNPQELARIDALVRSAPTRSPLGIRVNPQVGGGSIGALSTATTTSKFGVALRDEGAREWLLRAYAERPWLTRLHAHVGSQGMPPALMVRGVGEMYALAEEINRRSGRRQVDTLDIGGGLPVDFGSDASTPTYARYARLLAETVPGLMDGRYGLVTEFGRSLLAKHGTVVARVEYTKSAGGRAVAVTHAGVQVAARTVYAPRAWPLRIAAYDAKGRPKEGPRVVQDVAGPACFAGDLLAEGRRLPELAPGDVVAALDTGAYSFAHHYAYNSLPRVGVYGYAAHEGPDGVRFATVRDPQTVREIVTESGGAHAGALTGL; translated from the coding sequence ATGGACACCGGCACAGGCACGGGCACCGGCGAGAACGCGACCGGCGGCGAGGACGAGGCGACGGGGACACCGATGGAACTGGCCGACGAGGGCGGGGCCGCTCGGGCCCCGGAGGTGGCGGGGAACGCGTGGGGCACGGCGGCGGCCGGACCGCTGTCCGCCGCCGACCGGGAGCGGGTGGCGCGGCGGGACGAGGCGGTACGGGCCGCCGTCGAGCAGGGGATGCTCGGGCCCGGGACGCCCGTGATCGCACTGCTGGACGTGACCGGCATCCGGAACGCGGCGGCGGAGCTGCGGGCGGCGTTCGAGGCGGTCCTCCCGGCCGGCACGCCGGTACTGCACGCGTTCGCGGTGAAGGCGAGTCCGCTGGTACCGGTGGTGCGGCTGCTGCGGGCGGCCGGGATCGGGGCGGAGGTGGCGAGCCCTGGTGAGCTGGCCCTGGCGCGCGCGGCCGGGGTGCCGCCGGAGCGGACGGTTCTGGACTCACCCGCGAAGACCCCGGCGGAGCTGCGCGAGGCGCTGGCGCTGGGCATCGCGGTCAACGCCGACAACCCGCAGGAGCTGGCCAGGATCGACGCTCTGGTCCGCTCCGCGCCCACCCGCTCGCCCCTGGGCATCCGGGTCAACCCGCAGGTCGGGGGCGGTTCGATCGGTGCGCTGTCGACCGCGACCACGACCTCGAAGTTCGGGGTGGCGCTGCGGGACGAGGGGGCGCGGGAGTGGCTGCTGCGCGCGTACGCCGAGCGGCCGTGGCTGACGCGGCTGCACGCGCACGTGGGCTCGCAAGGGATGCCGCCGGCGCTGATGGTGCGGGGCGTCGGCGAGATGTACGCGCTGGCCGAGGAGATCAACCGGCGTTCGGGCCGACGGCAGGTCGACACGCTGGACATCGGCGGCGGGCTCCCGGTGGACTTCGGCTCGGACGCGTCGACGCCGACGTACGCGCGGTACGCACGGCTGCTCGCCGAGACCGTGCCGGGGCTGATGGACGGGCGGTACGGACTGGTCACCGAGTTCGGGCGGTCACTGCTGGCGAAGCACGGGACGGTGGTGGCGCGGGTGGAGTACACCAAGAGCGCGGGCGGGCGGGCGGTGGCCGTCACCCACGCGGGGGTGCAGGTCGCGGCCCGGACGGTGTACGCGCCGCGGGCGTGGCCGCTGCGGATCGCGGCGTACGACGCGAAGGGGCGACCCAAGGAGGGGCCGCGAGTGGTGCAGGACGTGGCCGGGCCGGCCTGCTTCGCCGGCGATCTGCTGGCCGAGGGACGGCGGCTGCCCGAGCTGGCGCCGGGGGACGTGGTGGCGGCGCTGGACACGGGCGCGTACTCCTTCGCCCACCACTACGCCTACAACTCGCTGCCGCGGGTGGGGGTGTACGGGTACGCCGCCCACGAAGGACCGGACGGAGTGCGCTTCGCGACGGTACGGGACCCGCAGACAGTGCGGGAGATCGTCACGGAGTCGGGCGGCGCGCACGCCGGCGCGCTGACGGGCTTGTAG
- a CDS encoding roadblock/LC7 domain-containing protein: protein MAAEAEVLDELRRLRARVPQLTGALAASVDGLVLAHDTPGVEPEGVAALTAASLGVAVRMTDATAQGDFRELLVRGVYGYVATYAAGRSAVVTLLAQDRVNVGRLHLEGRRASTRIGELVDSAAARAEAASPPPAEPPRTLPAKPPMRTPAKPATARARTARTPADAPHPTANARTKED from the coding sequence ATGGCCGCCGAGGCCGAAGTCCTCGACGAACTTCGCCGGTTGAGGGCCCGCGTACCCCAGTTGACCGGCGCGCTCGCGGCGAGCGTCGACGGACTCGTCCTCGCCCACGACACCCCCGGCGTCGAACCCGAGGGGGTGGCCGCGCTGACGGCGGCCTCGCTCGGCGTTGCCGTACGCATGACGGACGCCACCGCGCAGGGCGACTTCCGCGAGCTGCTGGTGCGCGGGGTGTACGGCTATGTCGCCACCTATGCCGCCGGGCGCTCCGCCGTGGTGACGCTGCTCGCCCAGGACCGGGTCAACGTCGGCCGGCTGCACCTGGAGGGCCGCCGGGCCAGTACCCGCATCGGTGAGCTGGTCGACTCCGCCGCGGCCCGGGCCGAGGCGGCATCGCCACCCCCGGCCGAGCCTCCTCGCACGCTCCCCGCCAAGCCCCCCATGAGAACCCCCGCCAAGCCCGCCACCGCGCGGGCGCGCACGGCACGCACGCCGGCGGACGCGCCACACCCCACGGCGAACGCGCGCACCAAGGAGGACTGA
- a CDS encoding MurR/RpiR family transcriptional regulator, whose product MSATDSPAARLQTLFEGHRLTPTQRRIAHSMVRRAADVPFLSSVELAELAGVSQPSVTRFAVALGFDGYPALRRHLREVAPAEAPAGTAPYNEYQQAVEAEIENLRHLAEALADPGPVREAGRLLAASRPLPVLGLRAAAAQAYGFAYFAAKVHPDVRLLDEGGTMIHDRVDAAVRAGATTLLCFALPRHPREVVDTLTYAKQAGLTVVTVADSAFAPVAKVSDLLLPAAVGTGLAFDTACAPMLLGRVLLEAMCDGLPDAQARLEEFDVRAARRGLFVE is encoded by the coding sequence ATGAGCGCGACCGACAGCCCCGCCGCGCGGCTGCAGACGCTCTTCGAGGGGCACCGGCTGACGCCGACCCAGCGGCGCATCGCCCACAGCATGGTCCGCCGCGCCGCCGACGTGCCGTTCCTGTCCAGCGTGGAACTGGCCGAGCTCGCCGGGGTCAGCCAGCCCTCCGTCACCCGCTTCGCCGTCGCCCTCGGCTTCGACGGCTACCCGGCGCTCCGCCGTCACCTGCGCGAGGTCGCCCCGGCCGAGGCGCCCGCCGGGACCGCTCCGTACAACGAGTACCAGCAGGCCGTCGAGGCCGAGATCGAGAACCTGCGCCACCTCGCCGAGGCGCTCGCCGACCCCGGGCCGGTGCGCGAGGCGGGCCGCCTGCTCGCCGCGAGCCGGCCGCTGCCGGTGCTCGGGCTGCGGGCCGCGGCGGCGCAGGCGTACGGCTTCGCGTACTTCGCCGCCAAGGTCCATCCGGACGTACGGCTGCTCGACGAGGGCGGCACGATGATCCACGACCGCGTCGACGCCGCCGTCCGGGCCGGCGCCACCACCCTGCTGTGCTTCGCGCTGCCCCGGCACCCGCGCGAGGTCGTCGACACCCTCACGTACGCGAAGCAGGCCGGGCTGACCGTCGTCACCGTCGCCGACTCGGCGTTCGCGCCGGTCGCCAAGGTGTCCGACCTGCTGCTGCCCGCCGCCGTCGGCACCGGGCTCGCCTTCGACACCGCGTGCGCGCCGATGCTGCTCGGCCGGGTCCTGCTGGAGGCCATGTGCGACGGGCTGCCGGACGCCCAGGCCCGCCTGGAGGAGTTCGACGTGCGGGCGGCGCGGCGGGGCCTGTTCGTCGAGTAG
- a CDS encoding cystathionine beta-synthase, producing the protein MRYHDSMISLVGNTPLVRLNSVTAGIEATVLAKVEYFNPGGSVKDRIALRMIEAAEQSGELRPGGTIVEPTSGNTGVGLAIVAQRKGYKCIFVCPDKVSTDKINVLRAYGAEVVVCPTAVDPEHPDSYYNVSDRLVRETPGAWKPDQYSNPHNPLSHYHSTGPELWEQTDGRITHFVAGVGTGGTISGTGRYLKEASEGRVRVIGADPEGSVYSGGSGRPYLVEGVGEDFWPEAYDRGIADEIVAVSDKDSFQMTRRLAKEEGLLVGGSCGMAVAAALKVAERLGPDDVVVVLLPDGGRGYLSKIFNDEWMADYGFLDDSGPSARVGDVLNYKEGDHIPSLVHMHPDETVGEAIDVLREYGVSQMPIVKPGAGHPDVMAAEVVGSVVERELLDALFTKRASLEDPLEKHMSAPLPQVGSGEPVADLMTVLGTADAAIVLVEGKPTGVVSRQDLLAFLATSGKQ; encoded by the coding sequence GTGCGATACCACGACTCGATGATCAGCCTCGTCGGCAACACCCCCCTGGTGAGGCTCAACAGCGTCACCGCCGGCATCGAGGCGACCGTGCTCGCCAAGGTCGAGTACTTCAACCCGGGCGGCTCCGTGAAGGACCGCATCGCGCTGCGCATGATCGAGGCGGCCGAGCAGAGCGGGGAGCTGCGGCCGGGCGGCACGATCGTCGAGCCGACCAGCGGCAACACCGGCGTCGGGCTCGCCATCGTGGCGCAGCGGAAGGGGTACAAGTGCATCTTCGTGTGCCCCGACAAGGTGAGCACCGACAAGATCAACGTGCTGCGCGCGTACGGCGCCGAGGTCGTCGTCTGCCCGACCGCCGTAGACCCCGAGCACCCGGACTCGTACTACAACGTCTCCGACCGGCTGGTGCGCGAGACCCCCGGCGCCTGGAAGCCGGACCAGTACTCCAACCCGCACAACCCGCTCTCGCACTATCACTCGACCGGCCCCGAGCTGTGGGAGCAGACGGACGGGCGGATCACCCACTTCGTGGCCGGCGTCGGCACCGGCGGCACCATCTCCGGCACCGGCCGCTACCTCAAGGAGGCGAGCGAGGGCCGGGTGCGGGTGATCGGCGCCGACCCCGAGGGCTCGGTCTACTCCGGCGGTTCCGGGCGGCCGTACCTCGTCGAGGGCGTCGGTGAGGACTTCTGGCCCGAGGCGTACGACCGCGGCATCGCCGACGAGATCGTCGCCGTCTCCGACAAGGACTCCTTCCAGATGACCCGGCGGCTCGCCAAGGAGGAGGGCCTGCTGGTGGGCGGCTCCTGCGGCATGGCGGTCGCGGCGGCCCTGAAGGTCGCCGAGCGGCTCGGTCCGGACGACGTGGTGGTCGTACTGCTGCCCGACGGCGGCCGCGGTTACCTCAGCAAGATCTTCAACGACGAGTGGATGGCGGACTACGGCTTCCTGGACGACTCCGGCCCCAGCGCGCGCGTCGGCGACGTACTGAACTACAAGGAGGGCGACCACATCCCCTCCCTCGTCCACATGCACCCGGACGAGACCGTCGGCGAGGCCATCGACGTGCTGCGCGAATACGGCGTCTCGCAGATGCCGATCGTGAAGCCGGGCGCCGGGCACCCGGACGTCATGGCCGCCGAGGTCGTCGGTTCGGTCGTCGAACGGGAGCTGCTGGACGCGCTGTTCACCAAGCGGGCCTCGCTGGAGGACCCGCTGGAGAAGCACATGTCCGCGCCGCTGCCGCAGGTCGGCTCCGGTGAGCCGGTGGCCGACCTGATGACCGTGCTCGGCACGGCGGACGCGGCGATCGTGCTGGTGGAGGGCAAGCCCACCGGAGTCGTCAGCCGGCAGGACCTGCTGGCGTTCCTGGCCACGTCCGGCAAGCAGTAG
- a CDS encoding SGNH/GDSL hydrolase family protein, translating to MTSMSRARVARRIAAGAAYGGGGVGLVGAAAVGLVVAEMRLARRHVGNGQSPRPPSADGVYGRGYATPDEPPLRLTMLGDSTAAGQGVHRAGQTPGSLLAAGLAAVAERPVELRNVALTGARSDDLERQVGLALGDPRRVPDVCVIMIGANDVTHRMPPTRSVRYLAAAVRRLRTAGAEVVVGTCPDLGTIEPVQQPLRWLARRTSRQLAAAQTIGAVEQGGRTVSLGDLLGPEFEANPRELFGPDNYHPSVEGYATAAMAVLPTVCAALGVWPEEERPDASRREGFLPVARAAAEAAAEGGTEVAAAMPVGPRGPWALLKRRRRRRVPEPAPGPARAEASH from the coding sequence ATGACGAGCATGTCGAGGGCGCGGGTGGCCCGGCGGATCGCGGCCGGCGCGGCGTACGGCGGTGGCGGCGTCGGCCTCGTCGGCGCGGCCGCGGTGGGGCTTGTGGTGGCGGAGATGCGGCTCGCCAGGCGTCATGTGGGCAACGGGCAGAGCCCGCGCCCGCCGAGCGCGGACGGAGTCTACGGACGGGGTTACGCGACGCCGGACGAGCCCCCGCTGCGGCTCACCATGCTCGGCGACTCCACGGCGGCGGGGCAGGGGGTGCACCGGGCGGGGCAGACGCCGGGCTCGCTGCTCGCCGCCGGGCTGGCGGCGGTGGCGGAACGGCCGGTGGAGCTGCGCAACGTGGCGCTGACAGGGGCACGGTCGGACGACCTGGAGCGACAGGTGGGGCTGGCGCTGGGCGATCCGCGGCGGGTCCCCGACGTGTGCGTGATCATGATCGGCGCGAACGACGTCACCCACCGGATGCCGCCGACCCGTTCGGTGCGGTATCTCGCGGCGGCGGTGCGGCGGTTGCGGACGGCGGGCGCGGAGGTCGTCGTCGGCACGTGTCCCGACCTCGGCACCATCGAGCCGGTGCAGCAGCCGCTGCGGTGGCTGGCCCGGCGCACCTCGCGGCAGCTCGCGGCGGCCCAGACGATCGGGGCGGTGGAACAGGGCGGCCGCACGGTGTCACTGGGTGACCTGCTCGGCCCGGAGTTCGAGGCGAATCCGCGGGAGCTGTTCGGTCCGGACAACTACCACCCCTCGGTGGAGGGGTACGCGACCGCGGCGATGGCGGTGCTGCCGACGGTGTGCGCGGCGCTGGGCGTGTGGCCGGAGGAGGAGCGGCCGGACGCGTCCCGCCGGGAGGGCTTCCTGCCGGTGGCGCGGGCGGCCGCGGAGGCGGCGGCGGAGGGGGGTACGGAGGTGGCGGCGGCGATGCCGGTCGGGCCGCGGGGGCCGTGGGCGCTCCTCAAACGCCGGCGGCGGCGCCGGGTCCCGGAACCGGCCCCCGGCCCGGCCCGGGCGGAGGCCTCCCACTAG
- a CDS encoding acetyl-CoA C-acetyltransferase: MPEAVIVSTARSPIGRAFKGSLKDLRPDDLTATIIQAALAKVPGLDPKDIDDLMLGCGLPGGEQGNNLGRIVAVQMGMDHLPGCTVTRYCSSSLQTSRMALHAIKAGEGDVFISAGVEMVSRFTKGNSDSLPDTHNPLFAEAEARTAATAGQEGAAWHDPREDDLLPDPYIAMGQTAENLARLKGITREEMDEFGVRSQNLAEQALANGFWEREITPVTLPDGTVVSKDDGPRPGVTMEGVAGLKPVFRPDGLVTAGNCCPLNDGAAAVVIMSDTKARELGLTPLARIVSTGVSGLSPEIMGYGPVDASNQALKRAGLGIDDIDLVEINEAFAAQVIPSYRDLGIDLDKLNVNGGAIAVGHPFGMTGARITGTLINSLQFHDKQFGLETMCVGGGQGMAMVIERLS; encoded by the coding sequence ATGCCCGAAGCCGTCATCGTCTCGACCGCCCGCTCCCCCATCGGCCGCGCCTTCAAGGGCTCCCTCAAGGACCTCCGCCCCGACGACCTCACCGCCACGATCATCCAGGCCGCCCTCGCCAAGGTCCCGGGTCTCGACCCGAAGGACATCGACGACCTGATGCTCGGCTGCGGCCTCCCCGGCGGCGAGCAGGGCAACAACCTCGGCCGCATCGTCGCCGTACAGATGGGCATGGACCACCTGCCCGGCTGCACCGTCACCCGCTACTGCTCGTCCTCCCTCCAGACCTCCCGCATGGCCCTGCACGCCATCAAGGCCGGCGAGGGCGATGTCTTCATCTCGGCCGGCGTCGAGATGGTCTCGCGCTTCACCAAGGGCAACTCCGACAGCCTCCCGGACACGCACAACCCGCTGTTCGCCGAGGCCGAGGCCCGCACCGCCGCCACCGCCGGGCAGGAGGGCGCGGCCTGGCACGACCCGCGCGAGGACGACCTGCTCCCCGACCCGTACATCGCGATGGGCCAGACCGCCGAGAACCTCGCCCGCCTCAAGGGCATCACCCGCGAGGAGATGGACGAGTTCGGCGTCCGCTCGCAGAACCTGGCCGAGCAGGCCCTCGCGAACGGCTTCTGGGAGCGGGAGATCACCCCGGTGACGCTTCCGGACGGCACGGTCGTCAGCAAGGACGACGGTCCCCGTCCCGGCGTCACCATGGAGGGCGTCGCCGGCCTCAAGCCGGTCTTCCGCCCCGACGGCCTGGTCACCGCCGGCAACTGCTGCCCGCTCAACGACGGCGCCGCCGCGGTCGTCATCATGAGCGACACCAAGGCCCGCGAGCTGGGTCTGACCCCGCTGGCCCGGATCGTCTCGACCGGCGTCTCCGGCCTCTCCCCCGAGATCATGGGCTACGGCCCGGTCGACGCGAGCAACCAGGCGCTCAAGCGGGCGGGCCTGGGCATCGACGACATCGACCTGGTCGAGATCAACGAGGCCTTCGCCGCCCAGGTGATCCCCTCCTACCGCGACCTCGGCATCGACCTGGACAAGCTGAACGTCAACGGCGGCGCCATCGCCGTCGGCCACCCGTTCGGCATGACCGGCGCCCGCATCACCGGCACGCTCATCAACTCGCTCCAGTTCCACGACAAGCAGTTCGGCCTGGAGACGATGTGCGTGGGCGGCGGCCAGGGCATGGCCATGGTGATCGAACGCCTCAGCTGA
- a CDS encoding DUF4287 domain-containing protein, with product MSQVFSAETHRNLLARIPHCTGREVTDWLRTVEEGPALVRFEEKVSWLRSEHNLAYGHAKAIVHEYDLRRAARRLL from the coding sequence ATGTCCCAAGTCTTCTCCGCGGAGACCCATCGCAATCTGCTCGCCCGCATCCCCCACTGCACCGGTCGTGAGGTCACCGACTGGTTGCGCACCGTCGAAGAAGGCCCCGCCCTCGTCCGCTTCGAGGAAAAGGTCAGCTGGCTCCGCAGCGAGCACAACCTCGCCTACGGCCACGCCAAGGCGATCGTCCACGAGTACGACCTGCGCCGGGCCGCGCGCAGACTGCTCTGA
- a CDS encoding Bax inhibitor-1/YccA family protein yields the protein MRSSNPVFSRRGFSRDNGYAGFNTAPQAGGPAVGTQANPYAQGNPYAQNPYAQQYGQAAPPQAPAAPGRMTMDDVVSRSALTLGTVAVGAALAWALLPVSTTSYGLAIGSALIAFVLAMVQSFKRKASPALILGYAAFEGVFLGVISEMFNSRWSGAPFQAVLGTMAVSGATLLVYKAGWIRVTARYARIGMAIAFAFIAVLAVNLLLVAFGVAEDGGLRSFGPLGAIVGIIAILLGAFFLTLDFKQIEDGIAYGAPREESWLAAFGLTMTLVWIYIEMLRLVAIFSSSD from the coding sequence ATGAGGAGCAGCAACCCGGTCTTCTCGCGACGGGGGTTCAGCCGCGACAACGGCTACGCCGGCTTCAACACCGCGCCGCAGGCCGGGGGCCCCGCTGTCGGCACGCAGGCCAACCCCTACGCGCAGGGAAACCCGTACGCCCAGAACCCCTACGCGCAGCAGTACGGCCAGGCGGCGCCGCCGCAGGCCCCGGCCGCCCCCGGCCGGATGACGATGGACGACGTCGTCTCGCGCTCCGCCCTGACGCTCGGCACGGTCGCCGTCGGCGCCGCGCTCGCCTGGGCCCTGTTGCCGGTCTCCACCACCAGCTACGGCCTGGCGATCGGCTCCGCGCTCATCGCCTTCGTCCTGGCGATGGTGCAGTCCTTCAAGCGCAAAGCCTCGCCCGCGCTGATCCTCGGGTACGCCGCCTTCGAGGGCGTCTTCCTCGGGGTCATCAGCGAGATGTTCAACTCGCGCTGGAGCGGTGCCCCGTTCCAGGCGGTGCTCGGCACCATGGCGGTCTCCGGCGCGACCCTGCTCGTCTACAAGGCGGGCTGGATCCGGGTGACCGCGCGGTACGCCCGGATCGGTATGGCCATCGCCTTCGCCTTCATCGCGGTGCTGGCGGTCAACCTGCTGCTGGTCGCCTTCGGTGTCGCCGAGGACGGCGGGCTGCGCAGCTTCGGCCCGCTCGGCGCGATCGTCGGCATCATCGCGATCCTGCTTGGCGCGTTCTTCCTGACGCTGGACTTCAAGCAGATCGAGGACGGCATCGCCTACGGCGCCCCGCGCGAGGAGTCCTGGCTGGCCGCGTTCGGCCTGACCATGACCCTGGTGTGGATCTACATCGAGATGCTGCGGCTGGTGGCGATCTTCAGCAGCAGCGACTGA
- a CDS encoding class I SAM-dependent methyltransferase — MADAASRLKGLLEQLLATPLPIRIRAWDGSEAGPPDAPTLLVRNRRALRRLLWKPGELGLARAWVSGDLGIDGDLYTALGLLSGLIWERGEDARTLAQALRDPEFRAAARGLFALAGPLPPPAPPREEIRRARGHLHTRRSDRRAISHHYDVGNDFYALVLGPSMVYSCAYWESADSTLELAQRDKLELVSRKLALKPGQRLLDVGCGWGSMAIHAAREHGAHVVGITLSQEQAAYARKRVADEGLTDRVEIRVQDYRDVDDGPYDAISSIGMAEHVGSQQYLTYATELHALLKPGGRLLNHQIARRPLRDESAYDIDEFIDSYVFPDGELAPIGTTVTQLERAGFEVRDVESLREHYALTLRRWVANLEAQWVRAKGLTSPGRARVWRLYMAASALAFERNRIGVNQVLAVRTPESGASEMPLRARTWN; from the coding sequence ATGGCAGACGCCGCGTCGCGGCTGAAGGGCCTGCTCGAACAACTGCTCGCCACCCCGCTCCCCATCCGTATCCGTGCCTGGGACGGCTCGGAGGCCGGCCCGCCCGACGCCCCCACCCTCCTCGTCCGCAACCGCCGCGCCCTGCGCCGGCTGCTGTGGAAGCCCGGCGAACTGGGCCTCGCCCGCGCCTGGGTCTCCGGCGACCTCGGCATCGACGGCGACCTCTACACCGCCCTCGGCCTGCTCTCCGGTCTCATCTGGGAACGCGGTGAGGACGCCCGTACGCTCGCCCAGGCGCTGCGCGACCCGGAGTTCCGCGCGGCAGCCCGCGGGCTGTTCGCGCTCGCCGGGCCGCTGCCGCCGCCCGCGCCGCCCCGCGAGGAGATCCGCAGAGCCCGCGGGCACCTGCACACCAGGCGCAGCGACCGCCGTGCCATCAGCCACCACTACGACGTCGGGAACGACTTCTACGCACTCGTCCTCGGCCCGTCCATGGTCTACTCCTGCGCCTACTGGGAGTCCGCCGACTCCACCCTGGAACTCGCCCAGCGCGACAAGCTGGAACTGGTCAGCCGCAAGCTCGCCCTGAAGCCCGGCCAGCGGCTGCTGGACGTCGGCTGCGGCTGGGGCTCGATGGCCATCCACGCCGCCCGTGAGCACGGCGCGCACGTCGTCGGCATCACCCTCTCCCAGGAGCAGGCCGCCTACGCCCGCAAGCGCGTCGCCGACGAGGGGCTCACCGACCGGGTCGAGATCCGCGTCCAGGACTACCGGGACGTCGACGACGGCCCCTACGACGCCATCTCCTCCATCGGCATGGCCGAACACGTCGGCTCCCAGCAGTACCTGACGTACGCCACGGAGCTGCACGCCCTGCTCAAGCCGGGCGGACGGCTGCTGAACCACCAGATCGCCCGGCGGCCGCTGCGCGACGAGTCGGCGTACGACATCGACGAGTTCATCGACTCCTACGTCTTCCCCGACGGCGAACTCGCCCCGATCGGCACCACGGTGACGCAGCTGGAGCGGGCCGGCTTCGAGGTCCGCGACGTGGAGTCGCTGCGCGAGCACTACGCCCTCACGCTGCGCCGCTGGGTGGCCAATCTGGAGGCGCAGTGGGTGCGCGCCAAGGGGCTCACCAGCCCCGGCCGGGCCCGCGTCTGGCGGCTGTACATGGCCGCCTCCGCGCTGGCCTTCGAACGCAACCGCATCGGCGTCAACCAGGTTCTCGCCGTTCGCACCCCCGAGTCCGGTGCCTCGGAGATGCCGCTGCGGGCCCGCACCTGGAACTGA